One part of the Paroedura picta isolate Pp20150507F chromosome 5, Ppicta_v3.0, whole genome shotgun sequence genome encodes these proteins:
- the BAIAP2L2 gene encoding BAR/IMD domain-containing adapter protein 2-like 2 isoform X3, with amino-acid sequence MSDTQMHLNRNLEVVAQSFHVDLLQQMEKNTKLDMQFINDSRQRYEKEYRRRAANLDKCMSDLWRMERTRDKNAREMKENMMLLHTEMQAFVSESQQAAELEEKRRYRFLAEKHHLLFNTFLQFYTRSRGIIQNKSPLWKEQLEASRNPVPALLSTPHNQGLPSGRLTPTHLEMPQRTVGEFSTLMTGRSSSPFPQETVEIMPSPQTEPRRRSLPRTSSASSLSTGQRSRSGSFGEQPGGGKEAGSKEESNNNVLRVRAIAPYSAGSNRTLLQFSLGDVVIVLIPEAQNGWLYGRLEGTSTSGWFPEAFVKPLEEVREPEETTPRPFPLRSSHSVDELMDRPSAPSTGDYWHTPTRPQSPSPSPALAVAGSRRSSVANPAATTSDPKKPTGREHPPELFPRGTNPFATVKLRPTVTNDRSAPVIR; translated from the exons ATGTCGGACACTCAAATGCATTTGAACCGCAACCTGGAAGTAGTT GCCCAGAGCTTCCATGTGGACTTGCTGCAGCAAATGGAAAAAAACACCAAACTGGACATGCAGTTCATCAAT GACAGCCGCCAGCGATATGAGAAGGAATACCGTCGGAGAGCTGCCAACCTTGACAAATGCATGTCAGACTTGTGGAGAATGGAGAGAACGCGAGACAAGAATGCCCGAGAGATGAAG GAGAACATGATGCTCCTGCACACGGAAATGCAAGCTTTTGTCAGTGAGAGTCAACAGGCTGCTGAGCTGGAGGAGAAACGCCGGTATCGTTTTCTAGCAGAGAAGCACCACCTACTCTTCAATACATTCCTTCAATTCTATACCAGG TCCCGGGGCATCATCCAAAACAAGTCACCTTTGTGGAAGGAGCAGTTGGAAGCCAGCCGCAATCCTGTTCCCGCTTTGCTTAGCACTCCCCACAACCAAGGTCTCCCATCAGGCCGCCTGACTCCGACCCACCTTGAGATG CCTCAGAGAACTGTGGGTGAATTCAGTACATTGATGACAGGAAGAAGTTCCAGCCCCTTCCCTCAGGAGACCGTGGAAATTATGCCTTCCCCTCAGacagaaccaaggaggaggtccctgccaagaacttcttctgcta GTTCTCTTTCCACTGGCCAACGTTCTCGTTCTGGCTCCTTCGGAgagcagccaggaggagggaaagaagcagggagcaaagaggaaagcaacAATAATGTGCTGAGAGTCCGAGCGATCGCACCTTACTCTGCTGGTTCCAACAGGACTCTTTTGCAGTTCAGCCTTGGAGATGTAGTTATCGTGTTGATAccagaagcacaaaatggctggcttTATGGCAGGCTGGAAGGGACATCCAC GAGTGGCTGGTTTCCAGAAGCTTTTGTGAAGCCATTGGAGGAGGTGAGAGAGCCTGAGGAGACCACCCCCAG GCCATTTCCTCTGCGGAGCAGTCATAGCGTGGATGAGCTTATGGATCGGCCTAGTGCCCCATCAACGGGTGATTATTGGCACACTCCTACCCGACCGCAGTCGCCAAGCCCTTCTCCTGCCTTGGCGGTGGCTGGCAGCCGCAGAAGCAGTGTGGCTAATCCTGCAGCCACCACTTCAGATCCCAAG AAACCAACAGGGAGGGAGCATCCACCAGAACTGTTCCCTAG